A genomic region of Miscanthus floridulus cultivar M001 chromosome 3, ASM1932011v1, whole genome shotgun sequence contains the following coding sequences:
- the LOC136544238 gene encoding uncharacterized protein — translation MAVLFIGFGGGCLVSPDSHPVIGRFTVPGKDVTSSVSNAGVPMVCVSRTMPSQLADSAKKCWIPFVTHSGCLVSPNSHPVFGRFTVPEKKVLLSVSNAGVPIVCVSQTMFSPLSDSSKNYGLPFVSHSVTAPIPQFIFGTLGGPSRSFSIHAGKLSNIMLSILFFSLFVFTQTPELKPSHTIFCWLIQLFAIEIQGIFSSFIPDGTQTTILKLEACK, via the exons ATGGCTGTTCTCTTTATTGGATTTGGTGGGG GTTGTTTGGTTTCTCCGGACTCGCATCCTGTGATTGGTAGATTCACAGTCCCTGGAAAGGATGTGACATCATCAGTTTCAAATGCAG GTGTACCAATGGTTTGTGTTTCACGGACCATGCCTTCTCAGTTGGCTGACAGCGCAAAAAAATGTTGGATTCCATTTGTGACACATTCAG GTTGTTTGGTTTCTCCGAACTCGCATCCTGTGTTCGGTAGATTCACAGTACCTGAAAAGAAAGTGTTGTTATCAGTTTCAAATGCAG GTGTGCCTATAGTTTGTGTTTCACAGACTATGTTTTCTCCATTGTCTGACAGTTCAAAAAATTATGGGCTTCCATTTGTCTCACATTCAG TTACTGCACCTATCCCGCAATTTATATTTGGTACTTTGGGTGGGCCTTCTAGATCATTTTCCATACATGCAGGTAAGTTGTCTAACATCATGCTAAGTATACTTTTCTTCAGTCTCTTTGTTTTTACTCAAACCCCAGAACTTAAACCTTCCCATACAATCTTCTGCTGGTTGATTCAACTTTTTGCCATTGAGATT CAAGGAATCTTTTCTTCGTTTATTCCAGATGGTACTCAAACAACCATATTGAAACTAGAAGCGTGCAAGTAG
- the LOC136544237 gene encoding uncharacterized protein, with the protein MDGGSGLNIMYAKTLDEMGIDRTNLRPIQAPFHGVVPGMQAVPLGQIDLPVTFGDRFNYRTETLTFDIVGFPGTFHAILGRPCYTKFMAVPNYTYLKLKMPGPRGVITIGTSFQCAYECEVECCGHASAVIASEELATLREEVVEEAPDVKKSTRSFESAEGSREVLLDPSSSEGKKVCIGTALSSE; encoded by the coding sequence atggatggaggcagcggcctcaacatcatgtacgccaagacgctcgacgagatgggcattgaccgaacgaacctccgtcccattcaagcacctttccatggcgtcgtgcctggtatGCAAGCCGTGCCAttagggcagatcgacctgcccgtcacttttggggatcggttcAATTACcgaactgagaccctcaccttcgatatagtggggttcccggggacttttcacgccatcttgggacgacCATGTTACACGAAATTCATGGCTGTTCCTAATTATACGtacctgaagttgaagatgccgggcccccgtggggtcatcaccatcggtacctccttccagtgcgcttacgagtgcgaagtcgaatgctgcggacacgcatccgcagtcatcgcctccgaagagctcgccaccctcagggaagagGTTGTTGAAGAGGCACCCGATGTGAAGAAATCAACTAGGTcattcgaatcggcagaaggctccagggaggtcctcttggaccctagcagctccgagggcaagaAAGTatgtatcgggaccgcgctctcctccgaatag